taaaaagctgtgcaatcccacaccgcctggggaaggtcaagtgtgatgattctaagactgtgtaggtatggaactacacagttgaagatggtttgaatggattgatgggtactacctatatcaacaagatgcatctttttttcggtagcccatcacttaagaacttcaaagttaagcgtacttgacctggagtaatctcaagatgggtgacctcatgggaagttttcccaggaagcgtgcgagtgaggacaaagcacgctggaaagactcgtgttggtttgtagggccagtcgtcattccagaaagcatccacagtgacgtgggacgttacaaatggtatcagagcattgacccagccggaagtgtggccgacggggacgtcggacccctaaggggggtgattgtgacagtcagaatcccgtaaTCCGCAggaggaaagaccgggtaaaaagttgtgcaatcccacactgcctggggaaggtcaagtgtgatgattctaagactgtgtaggtatgagactacacaattgaagatgtcttaaatggattgatgggtactacctatatcaacaagatgcatttCTTTTCGGTAGcacatcacttgagaactccaaagttaagcgttctTGACTttgagtaatctcaagatgggtgacctcctgggaagttttcccaggaagcgtgcgagtgaggacaaagcacactggaaagagttgtgttggtttgtagggctagtcgtcattccagaaagcagtcatagtgacgtggggtattacaaatataatatatatttatatgaaagaATGACTTATTTCAAGTATAATAAAAAtgttgtaaaaataaataagaGGTCAGAATGTAAGTAatataataatcatatttttttaataatataaacatGATATAATAATGTCAATGATGGAATGAAATGGTTTTTCCATTCAATTTTTAGTGCAATAACAATTCCATGTGTAATGACAATTCTGTTGGAAAACTCTTTCTTATTTGAATTAACTAACAAAACAATGGAATAAAAATGCAGTTCATTTCATTCAATTCCATTCCCTCAAATCAAACACTACCTATGTTTTTATGGCACCATCGCAACTCCATCGCCAAACCATCGTTAAACATCATTTTACCATCGTTTTGGGCcaaaaaacattttttttcatGGTAGCATAGCAAAACCATCATTATACCATCACTAAGAACCATTTTTCCATGGTTTTTTTTGGgccaaaaatcatgttttcaTGACAGCATCTTAAAATTATCACAAAATCATCATTAAAGCATTGCTAAGTTCAAaattctgcaaatttttagagatctagatctgaagaaaaaaaatacaaacaaaacaaaaataatctTGTACATATGTGTTTGAAATTCACAAATTAGTGTCTTAAGTCAATCTTTTTTTGGGTTTAAGTTTTAGATTTAAATTTGAATCATTagaacataaaaaataaaaaaattaattggtaCTTCTATGGTATGGGAGGTGGTGGCATCAATGCTCAGAATGATGTTAATGCGATGACAGCATTGACGTGGTGTAGCCATCTTGGTAGACTTggtagagagagagagcttgagagagagggagagaggggGGTAATGGGAGGGGCAATGTAATCAATTTTTAGAAAAAGACATAATTTTGTGATGTTTAATAATGttgacatatttattaattaggaGGTAAGAAATGCATAAACATTTAGTTTTCCTTAGTAATTTAGTCTTGTCATCAATGTGAAAAAACCTTCCACTCATTTTTTTCCAAATATAGAGGAAGATATTTAGTGGGACCcacctcattttttttttcaccCCCTTTTTCTTTTTGCACATTTTTTCAATCATACTAAAAATACATTTTCTCATTTCTCTTCACTTTTCTCTCCAAATTTTTCTCTCCCCTTATTCCATCTTTAGCAAACATAGgctaaataatttaatataatgtttgattgatcgaacaggtgttacaaaaagtgattaattaatctagtgggggaatgttatattatttcatataatataatgttagattaaataatatgacaaaatgtgatttgtcacaccttgtaacatattattgagagtcacaaaattagacacatgtgtgtgcccaaatgtaacatattttggagttacaaaatcaattacaaatttgtaactcccaaatattacccaataatgtgtagattgtatattacacatttgagattggatttcacaaaaccATTATGAAATACGGCTGTTAGAgatatgtttttaactctcattaggtgtttggaggttacaaaatcatgtgggaaaagattttggacgttttggaaaaatgtcatttttgagctgaaaatggcctgtggttGCGGCCAGGAGCATTGGTGGTCGCGGCCAAGGGGACAGCGAGCCACAGCCACGACTAGAGACGTGTTCAGCCAATTTTCAACCATTTTTTCCACTTTAAATAGTTCTAACACCCCAAGTAACTCCTCaaactcttttttaattccataaacatccaattaatcattggtaacaaccatggaggttggtggaatttaaaattcaaagggtgtctcaaaactctataaatagaagcctaatgctcacttgtaagacaattctattttctatccactagagcatttggctagaaatacaccGAAATGATTGATTATTCCATAgagttatttccaatattgagataATCTCTTAGTACTTGAGATATGGGAAAATAAGTTGTAaaccttgtttaagttggtgatctctaatgctcttcactttggttgtgtgagtgagagtgctttacttttttgttcttgttatttcttctaccattgcttttatcttctatttttctattttatctttacatatttatttgtatattttgttttagagttgtagtccttatcattcttttcatctatttCTTTTCTATATCTATTTGTAGTTTAAGTATTGTGTTATAATCTTATTTAGTCATCAATCATTGtgtctttgtattattttgcatgAAAGTGTAATAGTATTTCTTATTTTCCAATGAGACAATACAAATATCTCTAACAGTACACTAAGCATTTGGGTAGCAAGCACAATTATGCTATGTCACTTTTACATAAACAGGCATTTCGCTGCTGGGTGGACATGTTTACGATGTTTTGCCGAGTCATTCACCACAAAGAAGTAGCAGTTGTTTTGTGAACCAATGTAGAGATCTGCTAGCTACATACATGTCCAATCCATCTTACTTCATGAAGATATGAAGTCAAATCTTACTTCATTGGCCTCCATCCAAAAAGAATGTGAGGCTTACTGGGCATCTAAGTCTGAACCAAGACATGGTTCTAGCATAAGGAAAGATTCACCTGCTTTTCCTTCACCTAATGAAACTTCTCGCTACTCATCTAGGAGAACAAGAAAGAGGAAAACTCACGCTTCTAACTCCAATCATCCTCCTATTTCTGCTAGTTCTGAGCAGAAGGGTCAACTATTTTCTAGCAAGAAGGCTTCcattggttcagagtaggaagaAGCAGCTAGTCCTAACCAAGAGACTACACCAACTTTTGATCTCAAGACCGTGCCCACTTCTGGTCAAGAAACTACATTGCCTTCTAATCAAGAGACTAAATCTGGTTCAAATTAGGAAACTATATAAGATTTTGATAAAAGAAAAGTTTCCGAGTCTTCCTGAGACGAAGTCTTAGATGGGGATAAATCAATTTCCTAATACAACTTGCAATTAATGCTAGAGTATAACATATAAAAAATGCGTGCATACATTTAACTATGTATAGAATTTTGAATCAATTTTGAGATAAAATCCTTAATTCTTACCAACTTACATCTAGTGTGTGCATGCCCATGATTTTTACAAAAGTGACATGATATTCCTGCTGCTCGACGGTAAGTGCCATCCACTTGCAATTTGTAATGATAAAGTtataagttattattattttgacaaTATATGGCTTTAGTTGATAAAACTAATAATCATCCTACTGGAAATTTGTTGAAATCATTATCAACTTTTAAGCAACATGCCAAATAGCGGGAAATCTATGATACCAACTGTCCAATGAAGATTGAAGATTACGACTGTTTTTAGTTTGTTTAATAATTTCTTTATTTCACGGCTCTTATTAATCAAAGTATTTACCTTAGTTAACTATTTTCAAATACTTTATCAACCCAATTATGTAAGTTTTGGCTTCAAGTGGACAGGTGTTGGGTTTATATTTGAATTAGCTAAATGCAAGTTGAACGGTGAACCTAGCTACTTGGCACATTAGTAATTTAGTAATAGAGGAAATGTCACATGAACTCGTGAAATATAACTATAAAATGTTCGCTTATAATATTGGAATAAGTATAAACACCAAAATTGCAGGATTTCTCGTGAGGGCTCACAAGCCAATAAAGCTTGCTACTTTCCATTCCCATCCAGATCACTCACGCACTTGTATTCAACTCCCATATTTTCGACAATTTTAATCCTCACTCACTCCTACTCCTTTTTTATCTTGGTTGTTATTTGCCAATcatttccttcaaatttgatttgTTTTCTCATCTGAGTACTCAATATTCTACTTTCTGAGCAATATTTCTGATCTATCTGGATAGCATGAGTTTGATCCTATTTCTTATCAATTTTCGCTTGGTTCAGCTTTTTCTTAACTAACGTTCTTTTGGGGGTCACTTGTTTATAAGGTTTTTAATATCACTCCACGTACTTCACTATGAGTATGTGACTAAACTGTCTTTATATCCGTGCGATCTGTATTGGACTGTCActgctttatttattttcatcctTTCTGATCTACTATCGCCTCAAATATGATGGCAACTGGAATGAATATTTGCAATGTGACCTCAAAACCAAACTCCCATTTGGCTAAAACAAGCCAAGGCAGTCTCAGATATGGAGACAATGGGATTTGGGGGGAGAGAATCAGAGGAAGCctgaacaacaacaacaacaacgttTGGATCAAACAGGTAGCAAAAAGAGTCAGTAAAGCCAAACCCGTTGTTGCTTTTGCTCTTCTTACATCAAATAACACCAAGGAGGCTCTGGTAAATTTCTATGATCACTTTGATTAAGCTTCCTTTTTTGTTCGAGTTATAGAGTTTTGTGTTCTTAAATGTTCTAACTCTTGATCTCAAATTCAACGTCAGACGCAGACCCTTCAAGTACCTCAATTTCATAGACGAAGAGCGGACCCGAAAAATGTTGCTGCGATCATTTTGGGAGGAGGGGCAGGGACTCAGCTCTTTCCTCTTACGAGACGAGCTGCGACACCTGCTGTAAGAGATGATACTGGTCATAATTGTTTTGTAATTTGGTTTGGTGTTTTAACTATTTAACGAGATCATATTGCTTtgatttttctttctatttccttTTTTATGTCCAATTTGTTTGTAATGACGATACATAGTTAGGGGTTAACGATGATGTATGATTTGAATTGCAGGTCCCGGTTGGAGGATGCTACAGGCTCATAGATATTCCCATGAGCAATTGCATCAATAGTGGCATAAACAAGATCTTTGTACTGACCCAGTTCAATTCTGCTTCTCTCAATCGTCACATCGCCCGGACATACTTTGGAAATGGTATCAATTTTGGGGATGGTTTTGTGGAGGTATGAAACCCTTTAAGCGTATGAAATTTCGATGTGTTTCGTGTCAGTCGTTGATTTGGTAGTTGGATCGCCCTTGATCAGATCCAAAGTTGTAGAAGATCATGATACAAGGTTAAGGAGCACAatctattaattattattatcattatttttaaaaacaaaaaaacctTAAGAACCTACTGATTGTGCATTGGGGAAATTACTTTTGTGATGTTTACATATGAACCACTTTCACAGTACCCTTGTGGCAGGGTGATATGGCTGTGGAAATTTTGCCTATGAAAATCAATAAAATGAGCTAGTTACATATGTATGTTACTTGACTTTTTGGTGCCTCAATTCACTTCATGAATAGGTCTTAGCAGCCACCCAAACACCAGGAGAAGCAGGAATGAAGTGGTTCCAAGGGACCGCAGATGCAGTGAGGCAATTTACGTGGGTGTTTGAGGTTTGTTTGAAGTTTCCCAGGCTTGTACTATATTTAAAGAGTAAAGAAGGATACAAGCCTTCCAAATAATTCTTTCTTTTCAGCTTCAAAATGAAATTGTCTCATATAATTTTGTCAATTCTTTTAGGACGCCAAGAACCGAAACATTGAGAACATTCTGATTTTGTCTGGTGATCATCTCTACCGGATGGATTACATGGATTTTGTGCAGGTACAAGACAATCAAATTTCTTTAACATAAAACTTTTGTTTTATAATTGAATTAATACTTAATTTCAATAATTTACAGAGCCACGTCGATAGAAATGCTGATATCACAATTTCGTGTGCAGCAGTAGATGACAGGTCTGCTTATCCTTCTTCTGTCCTTTTGTGTTGATTtaatctttgaattttttttttatttgtaggAAGATCATGTGAACTTTAGCTAGTTTTTAATTGTAATTTCAACCTACTTCTTTCTGGTTAATTTAGAAGAGAAGGGTTAGTGATAAAATGAATAATAACAATATTACCTTTCGTATCAACTTCTACCTCTTAAATGAAATTTAAAGTTGAGCCGATTCTTTTCAGACGTGCATCAGATTATGGACTGGTAAAGGTTGACAGCCGAGGACGCATTGCCCAGTTTGCTGAAAAACCATCAGGTGCTGATCTCAAAGCAATGGTAAGCAAGCAATGGATACATCATCCTTATCCTCCGCACTGCCTTCTGCTTTTTCAATTTGATGGTTTCTAGAGCTTATTGACTAATCACCCGTAGCTTCAATTGTTTCAATTTTGATAAAATTATTAATCATCATTAATTAAATGCTACAAATTGCTGGAAACTTCGTATTAGTATTAGTTTATGAAAGATTCTAACTGATGAAATATGAATCAGCCTTTAATACTATAGACTCATAGTTGGCCTTTGAGTAACAATATCTATTTACTACTTACCTTCAGAAGTAATTTACCTTAAACATTTTATATCAACTGTGATTTTATTACTATTGAAAATATTGTGCTCTACTCATATATAGACATATTCTTTGTTTGCTTTCTGCAGCAAGCAGATACCACTCTTCTAGGGCTGTCCCAACAAGATGCCATGACATCCCCATACATTGCATCCATGGGAGTTTATGCATTTAAGACAGAGATTTTGCTAAAGCTCCTACGGTGGAGATATCCTACATCTAATGACTTCGGATCAGAAATTATTCCTGCAGCTGTGAAGGAACATGATGTTCAAGTAAGAGAATCAATCTTGAGATTGTCACTCCATTTTTTATTGTAGTTGAACTGGATTCTAAATTtagattttctaaaaaaaaatttcctATTAAGAAATTACATTCATTTTACTTTGATAGGCATATTTATTCAGAGACTATTGGGAGGATATTGGGACCATAAAGACTTTCTATGATGCCAACTTGGCCCTTACTGACAAGGTAGGtaggcttcattgttggatgttTCAATTCATCGGATATTTTGTGGTTTAATTGGTTCAAAGCTCCCATGTTCTTGAGTGTCTTAATAATGGTACGCTAGAACCATCCAATAAGATACTGTTTTCTAGTTCTTCTTCTTTTATAAAACTAATATGATGTCCCTTACATAAATTTCTTACCAACTAAAGCATTGAAGCTTTTACTTTCAGTAACTTGCAGTTACCCACATCAACTTCAATGTTCAAATGAGACTTCACTATTCATACTGTGAAACCAACAAAATTTAATGTGACCATCTATTTTTTAATGCAGGTTCCAAAGTTTGAGTTTTATGACCCAAAAACACCTTTTTTCACGTCTCCTCGATTCTTACCACCAACCAAGATCGACAAGTGCCGGGTATGCTTATGAAATATGTTTCTTTTTCTATCTTGATTTCACTGCAGTTTATTTATGTTTCAGTTGTGTTTTGTAGATTGTGGATGCTATAATCTCACATGGATGTTTCTTGAGAGAATGTAGTGTCAAACATTCCATTGTGGGTGAACGCTCACGATTGGACTACGGTGTGGAGCTTAAGGTGAATTAGGACAAATTTGAGAAAGAGTCATTAATTGTTTTCTGGATGCCCTATGACTTAACTTGTTTTGTTAACTGTTCATGTCCGGTTACAGGACACCATAATGATGGGTGCAGACTACTACCAAACTGAATCTGAGATTGCATCTTTGTTGGCTGAGGGGAAGGTTCCTATTGGAATTGGACAGAACACAACAACTAGGTAACTCGACAAGAATATTGGCCTCTGAAGTAATTCCAAAATTAAGTCTTTGATCAGACTTTAGAGTTAAGGTTCTGACTAGTAATCATTATGATTATCCTTCACAGGAACTGTATAATTGATAAGAATGCAAAGATAGGAAAGGACGTGATCATCATGAACAAAGATGTAAGCGCTGCTGCTATTGCTATTTTTGTTGTATGCAACTATGAAAAGACTAATTCTTTCTTTTGTGCTTAATTTCATCATCTTTTTCTAGGGAGTTGAAGAAGCAGATAGACCGGAAGAGGGGTTTCATATTCGGTCGGGAATCACCATCATAGTGGAGAAAGCAACTATAAAAGATGGAACTGTCATATAGATGACTGCTACACCCAGTAGAGAAATTCTGGAAACGAACATGGCAAAGCAGTTTTCATGAAACAGCTAAGAGAAATGTCGACATTATGATGTTTGGAAAGGCAAGCTTTGTGGCTTGCTTGTAATCTGGAAAATCTCTCAGTGCTAGTGCTATTACTTGTGAAAATGGGCCTGTCATGTGAGTCTATCCAACCGGATACTGGATACCGGAATGTATCGAAATAAATTTACAGGCCAGTTGGCTGCTTTCTTGATTAATGAATAAAGACAGCGAGTCtgtagtaaaataaaaaattctcATTAGACCTTGATTAATGAATAAATTCTCACCTAAACTtgcttttaatttttctttacaTTAAATGCAGTAATCAGGTCGTTGCATCTAACTTAGGAGTAGGCCAACCTAAATAAACTGCTCAATCGAATCCGAAAAAACCGAAAAAAATGTAACTCGAAAAATCCGAGTTAAATTTAATCACTCAATATGTTAATTGGGCCGGTTGAACAATAGGTCCAACCCGTCCAATTAAAACCTGCCcaattaaacttttattttttttaaatatttttttatactttaaactttcatattttttttttattttaagaataaATTTTGTTTAACATTTTAATGCTGattcaattaatattttaaaatttacaaaaaattttaaaattttgaaaagtaACCTAAGTGATTATGACATAAACTGATTCAAATTTACTCGGGCTTCACAAATATTATATCAATGCAAAACCATCTCCTCAAAAAATTACATCCAACATCAAAATACCAAATAATACATATCCAACAAAAATCACCCATTAAAACAACTCCAAATCATAACCTTGTTCTCATTTCCTCCACAATAAGATTGTCACAAACATAAAGAAAACCATAGATCTAAAGTtcgaaaggaaaaaaaaaattctcagtTTTCATTCTCCACATCTATAACCCATATTACTAATAATGTAGAAATTAGATAAGATGGCgagcataaaaaataaaaataaaagctaTCGTGGTCCATGAGGGTGAGGGAGGGTGAGGGAGGGTGAGCTTGAGGTTGTGGTTGGCGATGTGTCTCTGTGAGTGTGAGAGTGGGAGCAGGAGAGCATATGGAAGGAGGAGAAAAGGGCCCAAAGACGTGGTGAAGACTCTACTAGCATCAAGAGCGATTTGAGTGATTAAATTGAGAGGGCAACTTGTGAGTGGCGTATGAGGAaatgagtaaaaaaaaaaaagaggttaAGGTTaatgattttctattttttttttttttttgggtataaTACATCTGTATTTATACTATTAATAAAAGAGTGGATAATCAGCCCTTCAATCATCTTTTCTCCCATTTTTAGCCGGCTTTTACTTTAAATTTTACATTTCATATTTCAATATAATCAGAGATTTTCTAATATAAACATAACTATTTAGGTAATTGCAccatttttgttttgtttggaCTGTTCTTGacgaggacaccaagactaaagatctaagtcaagttccagttgatccaagtcaagagggggggaatgatgaggacaccagtttaggagcttgatcaatatttagtttcttgtaatgagtcttattggattttgacatcttgtatttttattttaatcagtcacttaatcacgttttatttagtctttgttttttttttttgtgaaagtcaaacatttgacttgtgagagtccaagagtctttctatTTTGTGATTGTtaggttttcattaggaagacaaaggggcttttctttcatgtaatttcGGCCATATTAGGGCTTGTAAAACGTTGGGAAAtgcagattatgatgaaatgaaatttgtagaattttcttcttgagttcttgaagaaactattagaacttatcaaggggttcc
The genomic region above belongs to Humulus lupulus chromosome 1, drHumLupu1.1, whole genome shotgun sequence and contains:
- the LOC133799765 gene encoding glucose-1-phosphate adenylyltransferase large subunit 1-like → MMATGMNICNVTSKPNSHLAKTSQGSLRYGDNGIWGERIRGSLNNNNNNVWIKQVAKRVSKAKPVVAFALLTSNNTKEALTQTLQVPQFHRRRADPKNVAAIILGGGAGTQLFPLTRRAATPAVPVGGCYRLIDIPMSNCINSGINKIFVLTQFNSASLNRHIARTYFGNGINFGDGFVEVLAATQTPGEAGMKWFQGTADAVRQFTWVFEDAKNRNIENILILSGDHLYRMDYMDFVQSHVDRNADITISCAAVDDRRASDYGLVKVDSRGRIAQFAEKPSGADLKAMQADTTLLGLSQQDAMTSPYIASMGVYAFKTEILLKLLRWRYPTSNDFGSEIIPAAVKEHDVQAYLFRDYWEDIGTIKTFYDANLALTDKVPKFEFYDPKTPFFTSPRFLPPTKIDKCRIVDAIISHGCFLRECSVKHSIVGERSRLDYGVELKDTIMMGADYYQTESEIASLLAEGKVPIGIGQNTTTRNCIIDKNAKIGKDVIIMNKDGVEEADRPEEGFHIRSGITIIVEKATIKDGTVI